A single genomic interval of Streptococcus suis harbors:
- a CDS encoding lantibiotic ABC transporter permease: MTNIFKSEWLKQKSSSDKKLLILIPLLAIFIAFILAGPLNLESFSIYWWEGGFLFTLLGLLFLADYSAEENAGAFQNISLGRYTFTIYLAKILLKFKDVLISTFIFTIIFYGISFLFSGVISVDIGKDLICLLLIGVSSAWVLPLLYFLAKWINPYLLLATNSLICLLVAPLIAQTSVWFIFPYTYHYKIAYALLHLKPSGDLEAALSGVEISTILISVSLSILVFVSFLSLLKWRITNEQNSKK; this comes from the coding sequence ATGACTAATATTTTTAAATCTGAGTGGCTGAAGCAAAAATCTAGTTCTGATAAAAAATTACTAATCCTTATTCCTTTGCTAGCAATTTTTATAGCTTTCATACTAGCAGGACCTCTCAATTTAGAAAGTTTTTCAATTTATTGGTGGGAGGGAGGATTCCTTTTCACTCTCCTTGGGTTATTGTTTTTAGCTGATTATAGCGCGGAGGAGAATGCAGGTGCGTTTCAAAATATTAGCTTGGGTAGATATACGTTTACTATTTATTTAGCGAAGATACTGTTGAAGTTCAAGGATGTTTTGATTTCAACCTTTATTTTTACGATAATATTTTATGGCATCTCATTTCTTTTTTCAGGTGTGATATCAGTAGACATTGGTAAAGATTTGATTTGTTTATTACTTATTGGTGTTTCTTCTGCTTGGGTATTACCACTATTATATTTTCTAGCAAAGTGGATAAATCCCTACTTGTTGTTGGCTACAAATTCTCTTATTTGCTTATTAGTTGCTCCTCTAATAGCTCAGACATCGGTTTGGTTCATATTTCCTTATACTTATCACTATAAAATTGCTTATGCTCTTTTACATTTAAAACCCTCAGGTGATTTAGAGGCAGCATTAAGTGGAGTTGAAATATCGACAATTTTAATATCAGTATCTCTTTCAATCTTAGTTTTTGTGAGTTTCCTTAGTTTGTTGAAGTGGAGGATAACTAATGAACAAAATTCTAAAAAGTGA
- a CDS encoding recombinase family protein, translating to MKKNNVEIIKADSLVRRRGDNFERESKRVAAYCRVSSDSEDQKNSYESQVRHYKDYISQRSDWELAGIYADEGISGTQVGKRQDFQRLINDCVNGEIDYIVTKAIARFARNTLDTLKYVRMLKDMQIGVYFEEENIDTLTMDGELLLTILSSVAQQEVENTSAHVKKGLKMKMQRGELIGFQGCLGYDYDVETKQLSINKKEAKIVRYIFERYLEGIGGKVIARELDELGYKSPRGLDHWNDTTVLGIIKNEKYKGDILMGKTFTVDPISKRRLSNFGEEDKYYIKDNHEPIISKEDFEKAQEIRLRRAGNKKTAANVNGKRERYSKMYAFSSMLECGFCGSILSRRSWHCRSDYRKVVWHCVTSIKKGKKFCKHSKGLEELAIEGAFMEAYRKLYHSNENLMTDLLETIESELNDNSLNKELKRITNKLRTLLKKEENLVNLRLEGKISDTIYNEKYNEISSEKEFLAEEKVNIETTLKSEIDVKKRLTEFKHLLSSQKMLTEFDRAVFESIVEKIIVGGVNSDGEIDPAMLTIIFKTGETQNKDGKQFKSKRKNAKLETDKLCPQNSDEDKKLYSQGTDYTRRVCCSARKSLETFERKHLKKP from the coding sequence ATGAAAAAAAATAATGTTGAAATAATAAAAGCTGATTCTTTAGTTCGTCGTAGAGGCGACAATTTCGAAAGAGAGTCAAAAAGGGTTGCTGCTTATTGCCGAGTTAGTTCTGATAGCGAAGATCAGAAGAACAGCTATGAATCTCAGGTGAGACATTATAAAGATTATATCTCTCAGCGGTCGGATTGGGAACTGGCAGGTATCTATGCAGATGAGGGGATTTCAGGAACACAAGTAGGAAAGAGACAAGATTTTCAACGATTAATAAATGATTGTGTAAATGGAGAAATAGATTACATTGTCACAAAGGCAATTGCTAGATTTGCCAGGAATACCCTAGATACTTTGAAATATGTCAGAATGTTAAAAGATATGCAAATTGGAGTATATTTTGAGGAAGAAAATATAGATACCCTAACAATGGATGGAGAATTGCTTTTGACTATTCTAAGCTCCGTTGCACAGCAAGAAGTAGAAAATACATCTGCTCATGTGAAAAAAGGATTAAAAATGAAGATGCAACGTGGTGAATTGATAGGGTTTCAAGGATGCTTGGGGTATGACTATGATGTAGAAACCAAGCAACTTTCAATCAATAAAAAAGAAGCCAAAATAGTTCGCTATATCTTTGAAAGGTACTTAGAAGGTATTGGAGGAAAAGTAATTGCAAGGGAACTTGATGAACTAGGTTACAAATCGCCGAGAGGATTAGATCATTGGAATGATACAACAGTCTTAGGAATCATAAAGAATGAAAAATATAAAGGCGATATTCTAATGGGCAAAACTTTTACAGTGGATCCAATAAGCAAGAGACGTTTAAGTAATTTTGGTGAAGAAGATAAGTACTACATCAAAGATAATCATGAACCTATAATATCTAAAGAAGACTTTGAGAAAGCTCAGGAGATAAGACTTCGTCGAGCAGGAAATAAGAAGACTGCTGCAAATGTAAATGGCAAGCGTGAACGCTATTCAAAAATGTATGCTTTTAGTAGCATGTTAGAATGTGGTTTTTGTGGTTCAATATTATCTAGAAGAAGTTGGCACTGCCGTTCAGATTATCGCAAGGTTGTGTGGCACTGTGTTACATCGATAAAGAAAGGAAAGAAATTTTGTAAGCATAGTAAAGGATTAGAAGAGCTCGCTATTGAGGGGGCTTTCATGGAAGCTTACAGAAAACTTTATCATTCAAATGAAAACTTAATGACAGACTTACTTGAAACGATTGAATCTGAATTGAATGACAATAGCCTTAATAAGGAACTAAAAAGGATTACAAACAAACTTCGAACATTACTAAAAAAAGAGGAAAATCTTGTAAATCTAAGGCTCGAAGGGAAAATTAGCGATACCATATACAATGAAAAGTACAATGAAATTTCCTCAGAAAAAGAGTTTCTAGCAGAAGAGAAGGTAAATATTGAAACAACCTTAAAATCAGAAATCGATGTAAAGAAAAGACTAACTGAGTTTAAGCACTTGCTATCTTCACAGAAAATGCTTACGGAGTTTGATCGTGCAGTTTTTGAAAGTATTGTTGAGAAAATTATTGTAGGTGGAGTTAATAGCGACGGAGAAATTGATCCTGCAATGTTAACCATAATATTCAAAACAGGTGAAACTCAAAACAAGGATGGTAAACAATTTAAAAGTAAACGTAAAAATGCTAAACTAGAAACAGATAAATTGTGTCCTCAAAACAGTGACGAGGATAAAAAATTGTATTCTCAAGGAACAGACTACACACGTCGAGTGTGTTGCTCTGCTCGTAAAAGTCTAGAAACCTTTGAACGAAAGCATCTTAAAAAGCCTTGA
- a CDS encoding ABC transporter ATP-binding protein: protein MDKFTLKNFFQTILTIPKTIRLIFRIERKYASYLIILNILQSIIPLASLFIYQELINAVLKKGSNIFSVLIVYILMQMMLSILSQLNSYISEKFNMNLSYNLNLKLLKKTSSLNLIDFEQADTYNLIENIVQDSTYKPFQLFNAIIGVITGFLSLLTSIIYVSTWNVAVSTFLLIIPVISLVIFMRVGQLEFLIQWERANSEREVWYINYLLTHDFSFKEIKLNGISQYFIDKYGTLKRNFMNQDLNISKKKVLFRGSLDILLNFINGIAIFMMIQSIRSGKLLVGNFVSLIQAITRVNTYSQSMIQNTYIIYNTSLFMEQLFKFFDMEVSNISIQNSRISRIEKRIDKIKVNNLSFIYPGSVKKTLEDINVEFNKGELVAIVGKNGSGKSTLVKLLSGLYQPSEGQIYYNNESSDVLDLSYYQNNVSVLFQDFVKFELSVRENIGLSDVNSISDSKIKKHIDNLKLNFLTAENNFNLNQRLGTWFNDSRQISGGQWQKVALARTFFKNASIYILDEPSSALDPVSEKEIFDEFVTRSRDKIALFVSHNLMAASRADRIIVMQDGRIIDEGKHDDLISKSKYYRELYYSEKYEEESDG, encoded by the coding sequence ATGGATAAATTTACACTAAAAAATTTTTTTCAAACAATTTTGACAATTCCTAAAACAATAAGATTAATTTTTCGAATAGAAAGAAAATATGCTAGCTATCTAATAATTTTAAACATATTACAATCAATAATTCCTTTAGCAAGCTTATTTATCTATCAAGAATTAATCAATGCTGTTTTAAAAAAAGGAAGTAACATTTTTTCAGTATTAATTGTCTATATATTAATGCAAATGATGCTATCAATACTAAGTCAGTTAAACTCATATATAAGTGAGAAATTTAATATGAACTTGTCCTATAATCTCAATTTGAAGTTATTGAAAAAAACATCATCTCTAAATTTAATAGATTTTGAACAAGCAGATACATACAATCTCATTGAAAATATTGTACAAGATAGTACATATAAGCCGTTCCAACTTTTCAATGCTATCATTGGTGTGATTACAGGGTTTCTATCTTTATTAACAAGTATTATTTATGTGTCCACTTGGAATGTGGCAGTATCGACTTTTTTACTGATAATTCCTGTTATTTCCTTAGTAATTTTTATGCGTGTTGGCCAGCTAGAATTTTTGATTCAATGGGAGCGAGCAAATTCGGAGAGGGAAGTTTGGTACATCAATTATCTTCTTACTCATGATTTTTCATTTAAAGAGATTAAACTAAATGGTATTAGTCAATATTTCATTGATAAATATGGAACATTGAAAAGAAATTTTATGAATCAGGATTTGAATATTTCGAAAAAGAAAGTTCTTTTCAGAGGAAGTTTGGATATTTTATTGAATTTTATTAATGGTATAGCTATTTTTATGATGATACAGTCAATTCGAAGCGGTAAACTTTTAGTAGGTAATTTTGTAAGCCTTATTCAAGCAATAACTCGTGTAAATACCTACTCACAATCTATGATCCAAAATACTTATATCATCTATAACACAAGTTTATTCATGGAACAATTATTTAAATTTTTTGATATGGAAGTAAGTAATATTTCAATTCAGAATAGTAGAATCTCAAGAATTGAAAAGCGCATTGACAAAATAAAAGTCAATAATCTCTCTTTTATCTATCCAGGAAGTGTCAAAAAAACTTTAGAGGATATTAATGTTGAGTTTAATAAGGGTGAACTTGTAGCAATTGTGGGGAAGAATGGTTCTGGTAAGAGTACCTTAGTAAAATTACTATCGGGATTATACCAACCTTCAGAGGGTCAAATATATTATAATAACGAATCTAGTGATGTCCTAGACTTGAGTTATTATCAAAATAATGTTTCTGTTCTTTTTCAGGACTTTGTGAAGTTTGAATTATCTGTGAGAGAAAATATTGGCCTAAGTGATGTAAACAGTATATCTGACTCCAAAATAAAGAAACATATTGATAACTTAAAATTAAATTTCTTAACCGCAGAAAACAATTTCAACCTTAATCAACGTTTAGGGACCTGGTTTAACGATAGTAGACAAATTTCAGGAGGACAATGGCAAAAAGTAGCATTGGCTAGGACTTTCTTCAAGAATGCAAGCATATACATTTTGGATGAACCAAGTTCAGCGCTTGATCCTGTTTCAGAGAAAGAAATATTTGATGAATTTGTAACTCGTTCTAGAGATAAGATTGCTTTGTTTGTGTCACATAATCTAATGGCTGCGAGTAGAGCAGATCGAATTATAGTTATGCAAGATGGACGAATTATTGATGAAGGAAAACATGACGACCTTATAAGTAAATCTAAATATTATAGGGAACTTTACTATTCAGAAAAGTACGAGGAGGAGTCTGATGGATGA
- a CDS encoding GNAT family N-acetyltransferase, whose translation MCKINVTACKNYLLLIEWNRLDGKGMIRKFQNEDIETIVQLWLTGNVEPHAFIPAEYWESKIDFVTSQLLDAEIYVYVIEERIVGFIGMQGTYLAGIFVSKDLRSNGFGRELLNFVKAIHPTLQLNVYQKNQKAISFYLREGFSIISENIDEDTQEVELFMSWTNL comes from the coding sequence ATGTGCAAAATTAATGTTACTGCTTGCAAAAACTATTTATTATTAATAGAATGGAACAGATTGGATGGTAAAGGTATGATTAGAAAATTTCAAAATGAAGATATTGAAACAATTGTTCAACTTTGGTTGACTGGCAATGTTGAGCCCCATGCATTTATTCCAGCTGAGTATTGGGAATCAAAAATTGACTTTGTAACATCTCAGCTATTAGATGCAGAGATTTATGTTTATGTTATTGAAGAAAGAATTGTTGGATTCATTGGAATGCAAGGAACATATCTAGCAGGAATTTTTGTTTCTAAAGATTTGCGTAGTAATGGTTTTGGTAGGGAGTTGCTTAATTTTGTAAAAGCAATTCATCCAACGCTTCAGTTAAATGTATATCAAAAAAACCAAAAAGCAATTTCATTTTACCTGAGAGAAGGATTTTCGATTATTTCAGAGAACATAGATGAAGATACTCAGGAAGTAGAATTGTTTATGTCATGGACAAATTTGTAA
- a CDS encoding gallidermin/nisin family lantibiotic — MNNEDFNLDLVTISKENNSGASPRVTSKSLCTPGCKTGILMTCAIKTATCGCHFG; from the coding sequence ATGAACAATGAAGATTTTAATTTGGATCTTGTCACAATCTCAAAGGAAAACAACTCAGGAGCTTCACCTCGGGTAACTAGTAAATCATTATGTACTCCTGGATGTAAGACGGGTATTTTGATGACCTGTGCAATCAAAACTGCAACTTGTGGTTGCCATTTTGGATAA
- a CDS encoding NisI/SpaI family lantibiotic immunity lipoprotein produces the protein MRKILFSLVVLIGICTLVACRLVDNKTIEFHDQSFNQFTYKGNDYTIMNQIVDENDLGTVKESFFKTLVIDRNSQKVVTKSNSDTVSLAYSGLYNFSDGLAISINDSYYKVSLSSDVQSNNEMLSLEEFNNNSAGGELAIDPSDCRIVKFNNKKFRISSDIVSDDKLKEFLGVIADSKTFILNTGQEISKSELNKIDYSGSNSNEKREVWDYGEVYLLAEEGTIAVEINNEFRIARIE, from the coding sequence ATGAGGAAAATTTTATTTAGCTTAGTTGTTCTTATTGGAATTTGTACTTTAGTTGCATGTAGATTGGTAGACAATAAAACAATAGAGTTTCATGATCAATCATTTAATCAATTTACATATAAAGGAAATGATTATACAATCATGAATCAAATTGTTGATGAAAATGATCTAGGTACTGTGAAGGAATCTTTTTTTAAAACATTAGTAATTGATAGAAATAGCCAGAAAGTTGTTACTAAAAGTAATAGTGATACAGTATCATTAGCATATAGTGGGCTCTATAATTTTAGTGATGGTTTAGCTATTTCTATAAATGATTCTTATTATAAGGTTTCTTTGAGTTCGGATGTGCAATCCAATAATGAAATGCTGAGCTTGGAAGAGTTCAATAATAATTCAGCAGGTGGGGAACTTGCAATTGATCCATCTGATTGTAGGATAGTTAAATTTAATAATAAAAAATTTCGTATTTCATCTGATATTGTATCTGATGATAAACTAAAAGAATTTCTAGGAGTAATAGCAGATTCAAAAACATTTATTTTGAATACGGGACAAGAAATTTCTAAATCGGAACTAAATAAAATAGATTATTCTGGTTCTAATTCTAATGAAAAAAGAGAAGTTTGGGATTACGGAGAAGTTTATTTGTTAGCAGAAGAAGGAACCATAGCTGTTGAGATTAATAATGAATTTAGAATAGCGCGCATAGAATAA
- a CDS encoding ABC transporter ATP-binding protein, whose product MEVIIQNLRKSYKDKEVLKDVSFKIEEGTICGLLGVNGAGKSTIMKILFGLERADSGEVIFNGKHKDIVEENRFDIGALIESPAIYLNLSAFDNLKTRALLHDIPDERIYEVLQLVGLSDTGKKKAGHFSLGMKQRLGLGMAIITNPDLLILDEPTNGLDPDGIKELLNLIRDLKKSGMTVLLSSHQLSEVSKIADQIVILNQGKIFYDDINKNSNDLEKLFFRIVHGGDGND is encoded by the coding sequence ATGGAAGTTATCATTCAAAATCTAAGAAAAAGCTATAAAGACAAAGAGGTTTTAAAAGACGTTTCATTTAAAATTGAAGAAGGTACTATTTGTGGTCTTCTGGGAGTAAATGGGGCTGGGAAATCCACCATTATGAAAATTCTTTTTGGGTTAGAAAGAGCTGATAGTGGAGAAGTCATTTTCAATGGAAAGCATAAGGATATTGTAGAAGAAAATAGATTTGATATTGGAGCGTTGATAGAATCTCCTGCTATCTATTTGAATCTTTCTGCATTTGACAATTTAAAAACACGAGCATTGCTACATGATATTCCAGATGAAAGAATTTATGAGGTACTTCAGTTGGTTGGTTTATCTGATACTGGAAAAAAGAAGGCAGGGCACTTTTCATTAGGAATGAAGCAACGACTTGGTTTAGGAATGGCAATTATTACCAATCCTGATTTATTAATTTTAGATGAGCCAACTAATGGTCTAGATCCAGATGGGATAAAAGAATTGCTAAATTTAATTAGGGATCTAAAAAAATCTGGAATGACAGTCCTCTTGTCCAGCCATCAACTAAGTGAAGTCAGCAAAATTGCGGATCAAATCGTTATACTGAATCAGGGCAAGATTTTTTACGATGATATTAATAAGAATTCAAATGATTTAGAAAAACTATTCTTTAGAATTGTCCATGGAGGTGATGGAAATGACTAA
- a CDS encoding lantibiotic dehydratase, whose product MEHKYTTNNFLVRNAIIGIHELLECDYNSFLETIRENKIFQEQLFVASRSLYESLQKYYSGDSMKRKKINQLSESVYKYYKRSKVRSTPFGLFSETSIGSFSSTEKLNLNGKTLKKVLLDSEWLIRLVFKIEKEYSRELAYKINPANYQFGDRVVQLFSINDTKIEEVNIKFTKVYQLIDELCCDKYVYFNCIIEKLVESYGEEYRDIATSYIMSLIDSHFLISNINSELIMNFKFEEFISKVKEIDKQNLYYFKLIAISNLIVEYSELEIGDGIEKLKEIYKLMSSLVETPNFLQIDLYNDGQIQLGNENKTQIVEFAEFLVSNSDHVKRTYLDDYKEKFLDKYGVNREVQLMELFDSNLGIGSPYGYQHPKNDFWESSPSTVYFSEKEELEYLNNFEKALETGGNIQLYNEEDFFNQDKDKINLGFELFFYVNKVDGKSVLSLTNTGCSKNLGASSGRFSILSDKLEHYHQTITQIVENNNHVSGYNSCEITFLPENLRHANVMRTTNVREKVLSLFTNMDKRSQILSDIYIGIDSKNSFYARNFKTKELLKFYSTNMYNQMMFSNELRFLCEIAQEDHFGIFPWEMVYQKFSHIPRIVFKDIIVAPERWRLSGRMLSKDIHQIILENNLPTKLYVDNSDNRILINRNNPLDNQLFEDIVRKSSNKNEELCLSECIFDSHLVEKESTTHISDIVVPVFAKDEIKEPRYIKEILPEVIPTNVRQKIPFDEWLYFKLYMSADRQEEFLSDIMPQILKLVNLDDGMSFYIRYTDPKFHIRLRIRTQNLYKSFEKIQEIFQLCIQNKLISNIDISTYDREIERYGGLERIPLVEEIFCLDTEIVINSLSLIRQKRLDLTLDDLAIIFNYFYLKSFFKDNNKEIIQFLEFACPEHLDSQNRDKNRNTALIDLYLIKGYLINLLPELSKLCQRLKKLSDSCIQLSDDYTYIIYDSIIHVHNNRLFGIKRENETKIYAIIRGLIISEEFRNGHNHG is encoded by the coding sequence ATGGAACATAAATATACTACAAATAATTTTTTGGTTCGTAATGCAATCATTGGAATACATGAATTGTTGGAATGTGATTATAATTCATTTTTAGAAACTATAAGAGAGAATAAGATATTCCAGGAGCAACTATTTGTAGCCAGCAGGAGTTTATATGAATCGCTTCAAAAATATTATAGTGGTGATTCAATGAAAAGGAAAAAAATCAACCAATTATCAGAATCTGTATATAAATATTATAAGCGTAGTAAGGTGCGCTCAACACCATTTGGTTTATTTAGTGAAACTTCAATAGGTTCATTTTCTTCTACAGAGAAATTAAACTTGAATGGAAAAACATTAAAAAAAGTACTCTTGGATTCAGAGTGGTTAATACGTCTAGTTTTTAAGATTGAGAAGGAATATTCTCGAGAATTAGCCTATAAAATAAATCCAGCCAACTATCAATTTGGAGATAGAGTTGTTCAATTGTTTTCTATAAATGATACTAAAATTGAAGAAGTCAACATAAAGTTCACTAAAGTTTATCAACTTATTGATGAGCTTTGTTGTGATAAATATGTATATTTTAACTGTATTATAGAAAAACTTGTTGAATCCTATGGTGAAGAGTATCGAGATATTGCAACATCATATATCATGAGTTTGATTGATAGTCATTTTCTAATTTCAAATATTAATTCAGAATTAATAATGAATTTTAAGTTTGAAGAATTCATTTCTAAAGTCAAAGAAATCGATAAGCAAAATCTTTATTATTTTAAACTAATAGCAATTAGCAACTTAATTGTTGAATATTCTGAATTGGAAATTGGGGATGGGATTGAAAAGCTTAAAGAAATCTACAAGTTAATGTCATCGTTAGTTGAAACCCCTAATTTTCTTCAAATTGATCTTTATAATGATGGTCAAATCCAATTAGGTAATGAAAATAAAACTCAGATAGTAGAATTTGCTGAGTTTCTAGTAAGTAATTCAGATCATGTAAAGCGTACTTATTTAGATGATTATAAAGAAAAATTTTTAGATAAGTACGGAGTAAATAGAGAAGTTCAGTTGATGGAGTTGTTTGATTCTAATTTAGGAATTGGTTCTCCATATGGATATCAGCACCCCAAAAATGATTTCTGGGAATCTTCGCCTTCTACTGTATATTTTAGTGAAAAAGAAGAATTAGAATATCTCAATAATTTTGAAAAAGCCTTAGAAACAGGTGGAAATATTCAACTTTATAATGAAGAAGATTTTTTTAATCAAGACAAAGATAAAATCAATCTAGGATTTGAGTTGTTCTTTTATGTTAATAAAGTAGATGGTAAAAGCGTACTAAGCTTAACTAATACAGGATGTTCTAAGAATTTAGGAGCTAGCTCAGGCAGGTTTTCTATTCTATCAGATAAGTTGGAACATTATCATCAAACTATCACTCAAATTGTTGAAAACAATAATCACGTATCAGGGTATAACTCTTGTGAAATAACATTTTTACCAGAGAATCTTCGTCATGCTAATGTTATGCGCACAACAAATGTCAGAGAAAAAGTATTATCACTTTTTACGAATATGGATAAGAGAAGTCAAATTTTATCTGATATATATATTGGTATTGATTCTAAGAATAGTTTTTATGCTAGAAATTTTAAAACTAAGGAACTCTTAAAATTTTATAGTACAAATATGTATAACCAAATGATGTTTAGCAATGAATTACGGTTTTTATGTGAGATAGCTCAAGAAGATCATTTCGGAATATTCCCTTGGGAGATGGTTTATCAAAAATTTTCTCATATTCCTAGAATAGTATTTAAGGACATTATTGTTGCTCCTGAACGTTGGAGGCTTAGTGGAAGGATGTTGTCGAAGGATATTCATCAGATTATTCTTGAAAACAATCTTCCGACAAAATTGTATGTTGATAACAGTGATAATCGAATATTAATTAACCGTAATAATCCACTAGATAATCAACTTTTTGAAGATATTGTAAGAAAAAGTAGTAATAAAAATGAAGAATTATGTCTATCAGAGTGTATTTTTGATTCACACCTTGTAGAGAAGGAATCTACAACTCATATTTCTGATATAGTTGTTCCAGTATTTGCTAAGGATGAAATTAAGGAACCTAGGTACATAAAAGAAATATTACCAGAGGTTATTCCGACAAATGTTAGACAGAAAATACCATTTGATGAATGGCTCTACTTTAAATTGTATATGTCGGCAGATAGGCAAGAGGAATTTCTTTCGGATATAATGCCTCAAATTTTGAAGTTAGTAAATTTAGATGATGGGATGAGCTTCTATATCAGATATACTGATCCAAAATTTCATATCCGACTAAGGATAAGAACGCAGAATTTATATAAAAGTTTTGAAAAAATTCAAGAGATTTTTCAACTCTGCATACAAAACAAGTTAATATCAAATATAGATATTTCAACGTATGACAGAGAAATCGAAAGGTATGGGGGACTAGAAAGAATTCCTTTGGTAGAAGAAATTTTTTGTCTAGATACTGAAATAGTCATCAATTCATTAAGTTTAATTCGGCAGAAAAGATTAGATTTAACCCTAGATGATTTAGCAATAATATTTAACTACTTTTATCTCAAATCATTTTTTAAAGATAACAATAAAGAAATAATACAATTTTTAGAATTTGCTTGTCCAGAGCATTTAGACAGCCAAAATAGAGATAAAAATAGGAATACTGCATTAATTGATTTGTACTTAATAAAGGGATATTTAATAAATCTTCTTCCAGAACTATCTAAACTATGTCAAAGACTTAAGAAATTATCAGACAGTTGTATTCAATTATCAGATGACTATACATATATCATTTATGATAGTATCATTCATGTACACAATAATCGCTTATTTGGTATAAAGAGAGAAAATGAGACTAAGATTTATGCTATAATTCGCGGATTGATAATCAGTGAAGAATTTAGAAATGGGCACAATCATGGATAA
- a CDS encoding GNAT family N-acetyltransferase, with the protein MSKEINIRQYLQEDFERLCQIHDPARQEELDLANLSEAFIPLSIAADREGLFDYQILVAEMEGFVVGFVAFTDDELAWLYVDREYSRLGIGTRLVNVVLKKMHEPISIEVLTGNTPALNFYQKFGFEIVKTESGQMPGNEEFSVTVHILRK; encoded by the coding sequence ATGTCAAAAGAGATTAATATTAGACAGTATCTTCAAGAAGACTTTGAAAGGCTTTGCCAAATTCATGACCCTGCACGTCAAGAAGAATTGGATTTAGCTAACTTATCAGAAGCATTTATTCCGCTTAGTATTGCTGCTGATAGGGAAGGGTTGTTTGATTACCAGATTCTTGTGGCAGAGATGGAAGGATTTGTAGTTGGTTTTGTTGCATTTACAGATGATGAACTAGCATGGTTATATGTAGATAGGGAATATAGTCGGCTTGGGATTGGAACGAGGTTAGTGAATGTTGTTCTCAAAAAGATGCATGAACCTATTTCAATTGAAGTATTAACTGGAAATACCCCAGCACTTAATTTTTATCAAAAATTTGGTTTTGAAATAGTAAAAACAGAAAGTGGACAAATGCCAGGAAATGAAGAGTTCTCAGTTACCGTGCATATATTGAGAAAGTGA
- a CDS encoding sigma-70 family RNA polymerase sigma factor: MKYYIHVRGSKIPVTETVYKSYWQLVNHEKYLNRKDRKFGVLPFSSFEVDGLLLANVLPDTTVDVERFIENKLLIEQLNEALLTLSDKEFKIIDALYFREHTIREVAIEHEMSATSLFRMRNTILDNLRKFFEK; the protein is encoded by the coding sequence ATGAAATATTATATTCACGTTAGAGGTAGTAAAATCCCCGTAACAGAAACGGTTTATAAAAGCTACTGGCAATTGGTCAATCACGAGAAGTATCTGAATAGAAAAGATAGGAAATTTGGAGTATTACCTTTTTCATCATTTGAAGTAGATGGGTTACTGCTAGCAAATGTACTGCCTGATACAACTGTTGATGTTGAACGTTTTATAGAAAACAAGCTCCTTATTGAGCAACTAAATGAGGCTTTATTAACCTTATCTGATAAAGAGTTTAAAATCATTGATGCTCTGTATTTTAGAGAGCATACCATCAGAGAAGTAGCAATAGAGCATGAGATGTCTGCGACTAGTCTATTTCGGATGAGAAATACAATTTTGGACAACCTACGAAAATTTTTTGAAAAATAA